From Fibrobacter sp. UWEL, a single genomic window includes:
- a CDS encoding S26 family signal peptidase, with amino-acid sequence MASLKQKLKRLHRRNSKRHVLLLFLVLLAFLGASGVARYYAFVPLRLMDNSMSPGFKERSVIWMCQLPNCLTHFEEGDIVLESRPGNEKMIRKILGQPGDTIKITDQGRVTTPRTNFKWKQEDTFIQSRAFYVPKAGDTLVFDQLNDVEQDYVIGYLRNKGQHIIIQTTLWQGEHEINLDRVGSTKIANRQVSLNEIDFLPWQDRFLIETQIRQSEPGNAPIALKRKIFRGSKKIIPQNPPTIKDTLVQDSLANQDSLTPQVVEEIIDPINTIVIEDDCYYLVCNKGSNCPDSRETGYVTADKITGRIMETPTRFQNSVIAPTIRKTQTAARLASELISKAVNAVTEFFNSEESNEEKDAEKKPPKTSKIKLPKGAK; translated from the coding sequence ATGGCGTCCTTAAAGCAAAAGCTGAAAAGGTTACATCGTCGGAATTCAAAACGGCATGTCTTGCTGTTGTTTCTTGTGCTTCTTGCATTTCTTGGAGCATCGGGCGTGGCTCGCTACTACGCCTTCGTACCGCTCCGTCTGATGGACAACTCCATGAGTCCGGGATTCAAGGAACGCTCCGTCATCTGGATGTGCCAACTTCCCAACTGCCTTACTCATTTTGAAGAAGGTGACATCGTTCTGGAAAGCCGACCCGGCAACGAGAAGATGATCCGTAAAATCCTGGGACAGCCTGGCGATACCATCAAGATTACCGACCAAGGCCGAGTCACAACCCCTCGCACAAACTTTAAGTGGAAGCAGGAAGACACCTTTATCCAGAGCAGAGCCTTCTACGTTCCTAAAGCGGGAGACACGCTTGTTTTCGATCAGCTCAATGATGTAGAACAAGATTACGTGATTGGATACTTGCGGAATAAGGGTCAGCATATCATCATCCAAACAACCCTTTGGCAAGGCGAGCACGAGATTAACCTGGACCGTGTAGGCTCTACCAAAATTGCCAACCGTCAGGTCAGCCTCAACGAAATCGATTTCCTCCCCTGGCAGGATCGCTTCCTCATCGAAACTCAAATTCGACAGAGCGAACCGGGCAACGCCCCCATCGCCTTAAAGCGAAAGATTTTCCGCGGATCAAAGAAAATCATTCCACAAAATCCGCCCACGATCAAAGACACTCTCGTTCAGGATTCCCTCGCTAATCAAGATTCTCTTACGCCTCAAGTTGTGGAAGAAATCATTGACCCCATCAATACCATTGTGATTGAAGACGACTGTTACTACCTGGTTTGCAACAAAGGTTCCAACTGTCCAGACTCCCGCGAGACAGGCTACGTGACTGCAGATAAAATCACTGGACGCATCATGGAGACCCCTACAAGATTCCAGAACAGCGTCATCGCACCGACCATCAGAAAGACTCAAACGGCAGCAAGGCTAGCCTCAGAACTCATCAGCAAAGCTGTCAATGCCGTTACCGAGTTTTTCAATTCAGAAGAATCCAATGAAGAAAAGGATGCGGAAAAAAAACCGCCAAAAACATCCAAGATAAAACTACCTAAAGGGGCAAAATAA
- a CDS encoding peptidylprolyl isomerase: MLTWINEKAKWIVVIFAAGIAVGLLAMDRVPNTAQSHPVGVVNGEKIPYGEFEAQVKRVTSQAQAQEQRLEDEQYNQIRNSVFNEFVRKNVLENLYANAGIQASDPEVVNEFVRNPNAVASYMSQEVNARISMMQQQATSQDDFMQRYQAYLATLPSFLTDTNFNQAAYEAWVKPNAGKWPSLRELEEQFVQNTIPMRQLQIFVGAGAHSTSLEAKWAANRRLTDYELQVAVASSADFAADEKTIDDAAIAAYYNAHADSFFVKKDVAKFVYAMLPIKPTDGDIAQILDYAKTNIYDVLVDSNSSTTFEEMARISSEDPGTAKNDGKLDQPAGLGLYVPEFEQAALALDSGAISAPIATQYGFHIIKCYSKSTDSTGKTLANVGHILLRINASSQTIDSLKNELNGIKTDVDAGKSFEEAAAARNLQVATSNWIARGENIAGIGYLKGLGAYAWPNEILPEEPSKVSPIMENANFAVVAMKVADLEAGVRSQDYYAESIKNTLLQQASAKAAAAYLTSVAAQVKAAKFDSTDAAIEKVKLDKKNASVEGYVPGFGYGSVEIAKALKNAKEGEWSDVITTENGAVMVKVVSKKAPADDAVAAEIASQQNSRNMNQSMMFNDFTGNLVNSAKVVNNMDLFYKD, from the coding sequence ATGTTAACGTGGATTAATGAAAAAGCCAAGTGGATTGTTGTAATCTTCGCTGCAGGTATCGCAGTGGGCCTTCTGGCCATGGACCGTGTGCCTAACACTGCACAGAGCCATCCGGTAGGTGTGGTCAACGGCGAAAAGATTCCCTATGGCGAATTTGAAGCTCAGGTCAAGAGAGTTACTTCCCAGGCTCAGGCTCAGGAACAGCGTCTCGAAGACGAACAGTACAACCAAATCCGCAACAGCGTGTTCAATGAATTCGTTCGCAAGAACGTTCTTGAAAACCTCTACGCCAATGCTGGTATCCAGGCTTCCGATCCGGAAGTGGTAAACGAGTTCGTTCGCAACCCCAATGCTGTTGCTAGCTATATGTCTCAGGAAGTGAACGCTCGTATCAGCATGATGCAGCAGCAGGCTACTTCCCAGGATGACTTCATGCAGCGCTACCAGGCATACCTTGCAACTCTGCCCAGCTTCCTCACTGACACCAACTTCAACCAGGCTGCCTACGAAGCTTGGGTGAAGCCCAACGCTGGCAAGTGGCCTTCTCTCCGCGAACTTGAAGAACAGTTCGTTCAGAATACCATCCCCATGCGTCAGCTCCAGATTTTCGTTGGTGCAGGCGCTCACTCCACTAGCCTGGAAGCTAAGTGGGCTGCAAACCGTCGCCTGACCGACTACGAACTGCAGGTGGCAGTCGCTTCTTCTGCAGACTTCGCTGCTGACGAAAAGACCATTGATGATGCTGCAATCGCTGCTTACTACAACGCTCATGCAGATAGCTTCTTCGTGAAGAAGGATGTGGCTAAGTTCGTTTACGCCATGCTCCCCATCAAGCCCACCGATGGCGACATCGCTCAGATTCTCGATTACGCCAAGACCAACATCTACGACGTTCTCGTTGACTCCAACAGCTCTACCACCTTCGAAGAAATGGCTCGCATTTCCTCTGAAGATCCGGGTACTGCAAAGAACGACGGCAAGCTGGATCAGCCCGCTGGTCTCGGTCTCTATGTTCCTGAATTTGAACAGGCTGCTCTCGCTCTGGATTCCGGTGCAATCTCCGCTCCCATTGCAACTCAGTATGGCTTCCACATTATCAAGTGCTACAGCAAGTCTACTGATTCCACCGGCAAGACTCTTGCTAACGTGGGTCACATCCTGCTCCGTATCAACGCATCCTCTCAGACCATCGATAGCCTGAAGAATGAACTCAACGGCATCAAGACTGACGTTGACGCAGGCAAGTCCTTTGAAGAAGCCGCTGCAGCTCGTAATCTCCAGGTTGCAACTTCCAATTGGATCGCTCGTGGCGAAAACATCGCTGGCATCGGTTACCTGAAGGGCCTGGGCGCATACGCATGGCCCAACGAAATCCTTCCGGAAGAACCCAGCAAGGTTTCCCCGATCATGGAAAATGCAAACTTTGCTGTCGTTGCCATGAAGGTTGCTGATCTTGAAGCTGGCGTTCGTAGCCAGGACTACTATGCAGAAAGCATCAAGAACACTCTCCTCCAGCAGGCTTCCGCTAAGGCTGCTGCCGCTTACCTGACTTCCGTTGCTGCTCAGGTGAAGGCTGCCAAGTTCGACTCCACCGACGCTGCAATCGAAAAGGTGAAGCTGGACAAGAAGAACGCTTCTGTTGAAGGTTACGTTCCTGGCTTCGGCTATGGCAGTGTTGAAATTGCCAAGGCTCTCAAGAACGCCAAGGAAGGTGAATGGTCCGATGTCATCACTACTGAAAACGGTGCTGTGATGGTGAAGGTTGTTTCCAAGAAGGCTCCTGCTGATGACGCTGTCGCCGCAGAAATCGCTTCTCAGCAGAACAGCCGTAACATGAACCAGTCCATGATGTTCAACGATTTCACCGGCAACCTGGTGAATTCTGCCAAGGTCGTGAACAATATGGACCTGTTCTACAAGGACTAA
- the greA gene encoding transcription elongation factor GreA, which produces MKHLISKEGFEKFKAEWEQLKYVERPAMINQVQAAAAEGDRSENAAYTYGRMRVREIDRRLRELDRILDGAKVVESMASDDGSIRFGATIKLKDVKTKREKTYQIVGDKEIDPLQGKISMKSPVGEALMGKKQGEQVQVQAPRGTITYEIVEVSY; this is translated from the coding sequence ATGAAACATCTTATTTCAAAAGAAGGCTTTGAGAAGTTCAAAGCAGAATGGGAGCAGCTCAAGTATGTGGAGCGTCCCGCCATGATCAACCAGGTTCAGGCCGCCGCTGCCGAAGGTGACCGTAGCGAAAACGCCGCCTATACCTATGGCCGTATGCGTGTCCGTGAAATTGACCGCCGCCTTCGTGAACTGGACCGCATTCTGGACGGAGCAAAGGTCGTTGAAAGTATGGCTTCCGATGATGGTTCCATCCGCTTTGGCGCCACCATCAAGCTGAAAGATGTTAAAACCAAGCGTGAAAAGACCTACCAGATTGTGGGCGACAAGGAAATTGACCCCCTCCAGGGTAAAATCAGCATGAAATCCCCCGTTGGAGAAGCCCTCATGGGTAAAAAACAGGGCGAACAAGTGCAAGTACAAGCTCCCCGCGGCACCATTACCTACGAGATTGTAGAAGTAAGCTACTAA
- a CDS encoding bifunctional diguanylate cyclase/phosphodiesterase, whose translation MRLFDGKIVLRLLLIVACVFFVGFLPEVITLSVSPVFIAAYILSIVLVLAVALAYRFPMIGNTRKMRTDVKIEEHATGSFHVRDLQKDLLEKDELFKMMVDVSSSGFWTFDVASGKVYWSQKAAKLLLSDTFTVGDTFDALHGRIVDTDWENFKKVMRTALETGESFSLKVTVLNADSVEQFLQISGNIQKNEEGRPIRIIGAINEYSDRASSEKQNYFYAYQDALTGVYNRKFFLEKLKIDVDLAQQRPDYVFAVALLDIDSFGAINTSYSTNVGDRVLRIVSDRIKSQCRNNDTIARIGPDVFAIVLHGLQDNNDDVLTVVRRIHNAVKMPMQMDGRSLYISSSMSVVLNHDVDCVEDILANATASLREIKKSVNHGGIQFFSGGIREKAMKLYKLEFEIRRAIQAQEFILLYQPIVDITKNNRIAGFEALVRWNQSERGVISPAEFIPIAEETGLIIPMGALILRMACLQAKKWVDMGYKDIQVAVNFSAKQFALDNMVEDVKRVLLETKLNPRNLKLEITEYTAMCEAEKTIEIMKALSGMGLQISIDDFGTGYSSLSYLKRYPIHTLKMDKSFIDHVADDEEDASFARMVVGIAKSMGLDLIAEGVENEDQLEFLRAEGCRLIQGFYFSRPLSPEDALTYMEEHYGEPVVKA comes from the coding sequence ATGCGTTTATTTGATGGAAAGATTGTCTTAAGACTCTTGCTGATTGTGGCATGCGTCTTCTTTGTAGGGTTTTTGCCGGAGGTTATTACTCTTTCGGTAAGTCCTGTTTTTATTGCCGCCTACATTTTATCCATCGTTCTTGTTCTTGCTGTCGCGCTTGCATATCGTTTCCCCATGATTGGAAACACAAGAAAGATGCGTACAGATGTGAAGATTGAAGAACATGCGACTGGATCGTTCCATGTCAGAGATCTCCAGAAGGATTTGCTTGAGAAGGATGAACTTTTCAAGATGATGGTGGATGTTTCCTCCAGCGGCTTCTGGACTTTTGATGTTGCATCTGGAAAGGTTTACTGGTCTCAGAAGGCTGCCAAGCTTTTGCTTAGCGATACCTTTACTGTGGGGGATACGTTTGACGCTCTCCACGGCCGTATTGTGGATACGGACTGGGAAAACTTCAAGAAGGTGATGCGTACCGCCCTGGAAACGGGTGAAAGTTTCTCCCTGAAGGTTACCGTTCTGAATGCGGATTCCGTGGAGCAGTTCCTCCAGATTTCTGGTAATATCCAGAAGAATGAGGAAGGTCGTCCCATTCGCATTATCGGAGCCATCAACGAATATTCCGATCGCGCATCCTCCGAAAAACAGAATTATTTCTACGCCTATCAGGATGCATTGACCGGCGTATACAACCGTAAGTTTTTCCTGGAAAAGCTGAAGATTGATGTAGACCTTGCACAACAGCGTCCGGATTACGTTTTTGCGGTTGCCCTATTGGACATCGATAGCTTTGGCGCTATCAATACGTCTTATTCCACCAATGTTGGTGACCGTGTGCTCCGTATTGTATCTGACCGAATCAAGTCCCAGTGCCGCAACAATGATACGATTGCACGTATTGGACCTGACGTGTTTGCCATTGTTCTTCACGGCTTGCAGGACAACAACGACGACGTCCTGACGGTTGTCCGCAGAATCCATAATGCAGTGAAGATGCCCATGCAGATGGATGGTCGTTCCCTCTATATTAGTTCCTCCATGTCCGTGGTTCTGAATCACGACGTGGACTGCGTGGAAGATATTCTTGCTAATGCGACCGCCAGCCTTCGTGAAATCAAGAAGAGCGTGAACCATGGCGGTATCCAGTTCTTTAGCGGTGGTATCCGTGAAAAGGCCATGAAGCTGTATAAGCTAGAATTTGAAATTCGTAGGGCTATCCAGGCCCAGGAATTCATCTTGCTTTATCAGCCCATTGTTGACATTACTAAGAACAATCGTATTGCTGGTTTTGAAGCCTTGGTTCGCTGGAATCAGTCTGAACGTGGCGTTATTTCTCCGGCGGAATTCATTCCTATTGCAGAAGAAACTGGCTTGATTATCCCCATGGGTGCACTCATTCTTCGTATGGCTTGCCTGCAGGCTAAGAAATGGGTGGATATGGGGTATAAGGATATTCAAGTGGCCGTGAACTTCTCTGCAAAGCAGTTCGCCCTGGACAACATGGTGGAGGACGTGAAACGAGTCCTGCTCGAGACGAAGCTGAATCCTCGTAACCTGAAGTTGGAAATTACAGAATACACTGCCATGTGCGAAGCGGAAAAGACCATCGAAATCATGAAGGCTCTTTCCGGTATGGGACTTCAGATTTCTATCGATGACTTTGGTACCGGCTATAGCAGCTTGTCTTACTTGAAGCGCTATCCCATTCACACTCTCAAGATGGATAAGTCTTTCATTGACCATGTGGCAGATGACGAAGAAGATGCTTCCTTTGCTCGAATGGTGGTTGGAATTGCCAAGAGTATGGGACTGGACCTCATTGCGGAAGGCGTCGAAAACGAAGATCAGCTGGAATTCCTTCGTGCAGAAGGTTGCCGCCTGATTCAAGGTTTCTATTTCAGCAGGCCACTTTCTCCCGAAGATGCTCTGACTTATATGGAAGAGCACTACGGCGAACCCGTAGTAAAAGCTTAA
- a CDS encoding DUF1015 family protein, translating into MSRIYYNRMFPKNQDALRVAFSVFAGVFIGIWPTIGVAIILTVAFCALFRLPKVPGVVSSFVANPFTQFGLFYPAGYYIGCQIIEPDKIHFDFLSEMEGLSFKNCVTVIKNLAHNAPDHLIAFLIGITIVAAIGGIIFFILAYVIVSHRRKKWIAKKTGFIHNLIAEDEVLIKEAHKGKKPMMHIYPFKALRPVDPAEAKNISALPYDVMNRAEAKEMAQGLPHSYLRVTRSELELDDSVDAYDPKVYAHARENLDKMIADGVIAHDKKDCLYIYRQTMNGREQYGLVCCVPAEDYFNGIIKKHELTRADKEEDRLRHVLGTNANTGPVFLTYRDEGQFELLADVIKTAPTYDFVTEADGFGHTVWVIEDDAKIAAIRKAFEAVPVSYIADGHHRSAAGARAASFRAEEAKKAGTYTGEEEFNRYLAILFPSTQLKILDYNRVLKTLNGHTPEQLMAEMAKVFDIAELAEMQSPAKQNQVNFYMGGKWYACTFKSEYLQNLGPVDSLDVALLQKLILKPLFNVDDPRTSKNIDFVGGIRGLGELVKRVDSGECTCAFAMYPTTLDQLMNIADAGEIMPPKSTWFEPKLRDGLLVHTLD; encoded by the coding sequence TTGAGTAGAATCTACTACAATCGCATGTTCCCCAAGAACCAGGACGCACTTCGTGTCGCTTTTTCTGTTTTCGCAGGTGTATTTATCGGCATTTGGCCCACTATTGGTGTGGCTATCATTTTGACGGTTGCATTTTGCGCCTTGTTCCGTTTGCCTAAGGTTCCTGGCGTAGTATCCTCTTTTGTAGCAAACCCTTTCACCCAATTCGGGCTTTTCTATCCGGCGGGGTATTATATTGGCTGCCAGATCATCGAACCGGATAAGATCCATTTCGACTTCCTGTCCGAAATGGAAGGGCTTTCCTTCAAAAATTGCGTCACCGTTATCAAGAATTTGGCTCACAACGCACCGGATCATCTAATCGCTTTCTTAATTGGCATTACAATTGTTGCAGCCATCGGCGGAATCATCTTTTTTATTCTAGCTTATGTCATCGTAAGTCACCGCCGCAAAAAGTGGATTGCAAAGAAGACTGGATTTATTCATAATCTTATTGCTGAAGACGAAGTTTTAATCAAAGAAGCTCACAAAGGAAAGAAACCTATGATGCACATCTATCCGTTCAAGGCTCTTCGCCCGGTTGACCCCGCCGAAGCCAAGAACATCTCCGCACTCCCGTACGACGTGATGAACCGCGCTGAAGCCAAGGAAATGGCTCAGGGCCTTCCTCACTCCTACCTCCGCGTTACCCGTTCCGAACTGGAACTGGACGATAGCGTTGACGCATACGACCCGAAGGTCTACGCTCATGCTCGCGAAAACCTGGACAAGATGATTGCCGACGGCGTTATCGCTCACGACAAGAAGGATTGCCTGTACATCTACCGTCAGACCATGAACGGTCGCGAACAGTACGGCCTGGTTTGCTGCGTTCCCGCAGAAGACTACTTCAACGGCATCATCAAGAAGCACGAACTGACCCGCGCAGACAAGGAAGAAGACCGTCTCCGTCATGTTCTGGGCACCAACGCCAACACCGGTCCGGTGTTCCTGACCTACCGCGACGAAGGTCAGTTCGAATTGCTGGCTGACGTGATTAAGACGGCCCCCACTTATGACTTCGTTACCGAAGCTGATGGCTTTGGCCACACCGTTTGGGTTATCGAAGACGACGCCAAGATCGCTGCTATCCGTAAGGCTTTCGAAGCTGTTCCCGTGAGCTACATCGCTGACGGTCACCACCGTAGTGCTGCTGGCGCTCGCGCCGCTAGCTTCCGTGCCGAAGAAGCCAAGAAGGCCGGCACCTACACTGGTGAAGAAGAATTCAACCGTTATCTCGCTATCCTGTTCCCCAGCACCCAGCTGAAGATTCTTGACTACAACCGTGTTCTCAAGACTCTGAACGGCCACACTCCGGAACAGCTCATGGCAGAAATGGCCAAGGTCTTTGACATTGCAGAACTTGCTGAAATGCAGAGCCCCGCAAAGCAGAACCAGGTGAACTTCTACATGGGCGGCAAGTGGTATGCTTGCACCTTCAAGTCTGAATACCTGCAGAACCTGGGTCCTGTGGACAGCCTTGATGTGGCTCTCCTCCAGAAGCTCATCTTGAAGCCCCTCTTCAATGTGGACGATCCCCGTACCTCCAAGAACATCGACTTCGTCGGTGGCATCCGCGGTCTGGGCGAACTGGTAAAGCGCGTTGATAGCGGTGAATGCACTTGCGCATTTGCAATGTACCCGACCACTCTGGACCAGCTCATGAACATCGCCGACGCTGGCGAAATCATGCCGCCCAAGAGCACTTGGTTTGAACCCAAGCTCCGTGACGGTCTCCTGGTTCATACTCTGGACTAA
- the lepA gene encoding translation elongation factor 4, producing the protein MAHNDNIRNFSIIAHIDHGKSTLADRMIELTKTVSKNEMMNQLLDDMDLERERGITIKAHAIRMVYERDGKEYILNMIDTPGHVDFTYEVSRSLAACEGAILVVDASQGIEAQTLSNLYLAIENNLEVIPVLNKVDLPGAQPDHFAQMIGDLLGYDPDKIPRISAKTGLNVEQVLDKIVDEIPAPTGENDKPLKALIFDSVYDSYRGVINYIRIVEGTLKPGMKIRMMKTGGEYMVTEVGTFSMRRDPKPELTAGMVGYVLANVKTISDVKIGDTLTDAANPATEPLPGYKDILPMIYSGIYPINPEDYKDLREALEKLRLNDSALTWEPETSEALGFGFRTGFLGLLHMEIVQERLDREFNVDIITTVPNVEYHVYMSDGEMIKIESPSKLPDASRYDHIEEPYVKAQIFTPKEFVGALMTLCDEKRGEFETMEYLDETKCILKYNLPLAEIMFDFYDRLKSVSRGYAGLDYAPMGYRQNNLVKLDILLNGDPVDAFSVIIHRDKAHTYAQAICVKLKDLIPRQQFDVAIQGAIGGKIISRSTVKAVRKDVLAKCYGGDITRKRKLLEKQKEGKKRMKSIGSVEVPQKAFLAVLSLSDNSSGGSED; encoded by the coding sequence ATGGCTCACAACGACAATATCAGAAACTTTAGTATTATCGCCCACATCGACCATGGTAAATCCACCCTGGCCGACCGTATGATCGAGCTTACAAAGACTGTTTCTAAGAACGAAATGATGAACCAGCTCCTGGATGACATGGATCTGGAACGTGAACGCGGCATTACCATCAAGGCCCACGCCATCCGTATGGTGTACGAACGTGACGGCAAGGAATACATCCTGAACATGATCGATACCCCGGGGCATGTGGACTTTACTTACGAAGTGAGCCGTTCCCTGGCCGCTTGCGAAGGTGCAATCCTGGTGGTGGATGCAAGCCAGGGTATTGAGGCCCAGACCCTTTCCAACTTGTATCTGGCTATCGAAAACAACCTGGAAGTCATTCCCGTTTTGAACAAAGTAGATTTGCCGGGCGCACAACCAGACCATTTCGCCCAGATGATTGGCGACTTGCTGGGTTACGATCCCGATAAGATTCCCCGCATTTCTGCAAAGACAGGCTTGAATGTAGAACAAGTGCTGGATAAGATTGTGGACGAAATTCCCGCTCCCACTGGCGAAAACGACAAGCCCCTGAAGGCTTTGATTTTTGACTCCGTGTACGATTCCTACCGCGGCGTGATCAACTACATCCGTATTGTAGAAGGCACTCTCAAGCCAGGCATGAAGATTCGCATGATGAAGACCGGCGGCGAATATATGGTGACCGAAGTGGGCACCTTCAGTATGCGTCGCGATCCCAAGCCAGAACTGACCGCGGGCATGGTAGGCTATGTGCTTGCCAACGTGAAGACCATTAGCGACGTGAAGATTGGCGACACCTTGACCGATGCGGCAAATCCGGCCACCGAGCCACTGCCCGGCTACAAGGACATTCTTCCCATGATCTATTCCGGTATCTACCCCATCAATCCGGAAGATTACAAGGACTTGCGCGAAGCCCTGGAAAAATTGCGTCTCAACGACTCCGCCCTTACCTGGGAACCGGAAACTTCCGAAGCATTGGGCTTTGGTTTCCGTACAGGCTTCTTGGGCCTTCTGCACATGGAAATCGTGCAGGAACGTTTGGACCGCGAGTTTAACGTAGACATCATTACCACCGTTCCCAACGTGGAATACCACGTTTACATGAGCGATGGCGAAATGATCAAGATCGAAAGTCCCTCTAAGCTCCCCGATGCCAGCCGTTACGACCACATCGAAGAACCTTACGTGAAGGCTCAGATCTTTACGCCCAAGGAATTCGTGGGCGCCCTCATGACTCTCTGCGATGAAAAGCGCGGCGAGTTCGAGACCATGGAATACCTGGACGAGACCAAGTGCATCTTGAAATACAACCTCCCGCTGGCAGAAATCATGTTCGACTTCTACGACCGTCTGAAGTCCGTGAGCCGCGGTTATGCAGGTCTGGACTACGCTCCCATGGGCTACCGCCAGAATAACCTGGTGAAGCTGGACATTCTTTTGAACGGTGACCCGGTGGATGCCTTCTCCGTGATTATCCATCGCGACAAGGCCCATACCTACGCCCAGGCAATCTGCGTGAAGCTGAAGGATTTGATTCCTCGCCAGCAGTTCGACGTGGCTATCCAGGGCGCCATCGGCGGCAAGATCATTAGCCGCAGCACCGTTAAGGCAGTCCGTAAGGATGTGCTTGCCAAGTGCTATGGCGGTGACATTACCCGTAAGCGCAAGCTCCTTGAAAAGCAGAAGGAAGGTAAGAAGCGCATGAAGAGCATCGGCTCCGTGGAAGTGCCCCAGAAAGCATTCCTCGCTGTGCTTTCCCTCTCCGACAACTCCTCTGGCGGCAGCGAAGACTAA
- a CDS encoding TatD family hydrolase, which yields MFIDSHCHLDAYEEYSGEKLDELFARLQAATDAARGDSPSFPIPDLSSQKSWSSSKSDAPDPNVRMPEAFIHVACDPKDLTRGVELIEKYSFVYGAFGIHPEYVSVTTPEDEARIGELLKHPKCVACGEIGLDYHYGADKKNEQCKLFERQLAIGISSGKPLVFHLREADDDALAILRNADLHNRNIHVHCFTGDPEFVEELLALDANVFIGFTGIVTFKSAQNVRDAAMLVPYNQILLETDSPYMAPVPHRGKTCHSGFIPYTAQMLADIKKIPVDELYRQCRENTRNCYNI from the coding sequence ATGTTTATCGATTCTCATTGCCATCTTGATGCTTACGAGGAATACTCCGGCGAAAAGCTGGACGAATTGTTCGCTCGACTGCAGGCTGCAACCGACGCCGCCCGAGGCGACTCCCCCTCCTTCCCTATTCCCGACTTAAGCAGCCAGAAGAGCTGGAGCAGTTCCAAGTCCGACGCACCGGACCCCAACGTGAGAATGCCCGAGGCATTCATCCATGTGGCATGTGACCCCAAGGACTTGACCCGCGGTGTTGAACTCATCGAGAAGTACAGCTTCGTGTACGGAGCCTTCGGCATCCATCCCGAGTACGTCAGCGTGACGACACCCGAAGATGAAGCCCGCATTGGAGAGCTGTTGAAGCATCCCAAGTGCGTCGCCTGCGGAGAAATCGGCCTGGATTATCATTACGGAGCCGACAAGAAGAACGAACAATGTAAGCTGTTCGAGCGACAGCTTGCCATTGGAATTTCCTCTGGAAAACCCCTGGTGTTCCACCTGCGAGAAGCAGACGATGACGCCCTAGCCATCCTGCGAAATGCGGATTTACACAACAGGAACATTCACGTTCACTGCTTTACGGGAGACCCTGAATTCGTCGAGGAATTGCTGGCACTAGACGCCAACGTCTTTATCGGCTTTACGGGAATCGTTACCTTCAAGAGTGCACAGAACGTTCGAGATGCAGCCATGCTGGTACCCTACAACCAGATCCTGCTGGAAACGGACTCGCCCTATATGGCCCCCGTTCCTCACCGCGGGAAGACATGCCATTCCGGTTTCATTCCCTACACCGCCCAGATGCTTGCGGATATTAAAAAGATACCCGTAGACGAACTCTACAGGCAATGCCGGGAAAACACCCGCAACTGTTACAACATCTAA